The genome window TGAGGTTGGAGATGGACTCAATCTTTGATTGGGCTATGTCACTAGATCTTTTGCAGGGAATGAGCCATCACTTATGGCAACAAGTGGATGTGGTTTAGGTTTGGGGAGTtccttaaatgttttttttccccctctttttgTGGTTGTGATGGGATTTGGTTTTGAAGTCCTCTAATGATGACCACCAATGAAGAACCAATTGTTCATTTTGAGTCCATGAAAGTCAAGGAGCCCCCCAACTTcttcccctcccccccccccaaaaaaaaaaaaaataaaaaacactataAAGCTCCCTATTCTGCCACTTTCTAACAACAATTCAAGAACTTTGAATTTTGGAATGAATTGAATGAATTGGAATCTATTAATttctagtttattttttattgtattggtTAATGAAGAAATCATAATTTGTGGGAATTGAATTTTGGGACtttaatttgcattttttatttcctttaagtTTACTTTAAAATTTGTGTAATGTTGTGTTTTTATGGATTAGAAATTGTGGAATCCACAtgataaaaaatttgttgatttgGATGGAATgctaatggtttttttttttttttttttttttttaactccaaAATTTAGAAGTATAAATGTAGCAAATAAAAGTTTATGGACTAAATTGTGACATGGTCAAACTATAgggataaattataattttattcttaaaaagtttgagaATAGTAGATCCTACCAAAATGTACACTTTTTAACCTTTTCCTACCATTGATTTTCCAAATTCATTACGAGTAGAAGTTTcttaaaaatgccaaaaaaatcaaactaaaaatattaaaataagggtaataaaataagtttatatatattgtgggtcAAGATGGGTCAAATGGGTTAAAAAACTATCAACTCGAACCCAATGCAACCTGAGTGATGTAGGACACAATTTActgtttaattattgtaatttatttattttggcatttttatgtaattttcgttattttaggtttaagacatttattttcttgtttttaggcgcttttaatactttttatgttaaatttGGTTCTTGTTatggttaggtattaattaggacttattttcttgtctgtcaagttttacaaagcctttaaataggcccctaagtctgtaaacgtttaaattattaataaaaattcacagacttttgtttattattttctcttgtGGATTCTAGACTTATCACattgtggattcaaggaactCTCATGGATTTGAGGTTTATTACCGAAAACTAACGGTTTAGTTTCTATTCCATCAAAGAAAGTATCGTGTGTGGTTTATTTAGGCTTCTGCGACATCACCGAGActccaaataaaatttcaattcaacccaACCTACCAATTTGATGTGTctggttgggttgggttgagttggattAGTTTTGTACCGTTGGTAGGTTAGATGTACATGTCTACTTCTTaccaaataggaaaaaaaaaaaaaaaacattttataaaataatatttttcatgttaAGAGTTTTGTAGCTCAACTCGTATCTCATAATGtatccataaaaaatatttaagattcAAATCCCCACTCCAATTGTAACcatcaaattatgaaaaataaaattaaatgtttttcACACCAAAACAGGCTTGAATTAGATATTTGCTTTATCAAAACACCCAGAACAGCTTTTCATGTACTTCAAACGTAATTGCAtcaaagtttaaattaattcaaaattgaattgatatatatatatatatatatattttttttttgatttggagTCAAGGCAAACCCCAAATATTGTAGTTTACCAAACAacccataaaatttataaaaaaataataataataataataataaacaaccGGCCAGTTTGAATTATAAATTTCCAACCCCATCACAAGACTCACAACGGCAAAAATGGAAAGACCCATTCATAGAACGTGTTGACGTAGAACTGACGTTGATTAACGCCACGAAATCATGACACGTGGTGTTGATGAACCGACCCGGCATGTAGACCCCAATTAACGTCGCTTTTAAGTTTGGTCAATGGAATAGACTGGAACTTTTGGGTGTGAAGTGTGAACTTTCATATAAACGAGGGGAAGGAAGGACTCGAGTCAACgcgtttttttatttatttcatgtttgttttttttacaaAGTTCGGCTCAGATCAGTTTAGAGTTATTTTTTCTGACTATTACACGGTGGTTTATAAggttattatttatattatgtaAACAAGTTATATATCTAATTAAGAGTAGTAATACTTACTTGTGTTGGAtagtttataatatttttacaacaattttataataaatttttatgagaaattattaGTGATAGGTGAAAAAATAATGTCAGTAATGAGaccaaattaaatttaattacaatttactcTCTAAgttttgttatgaaaattattgtaaatATAACATTACTTTATTATgtaactaaaattatataagatagtcattattgtaaggacacgattccacTGCgacccaataatgatgttgggctcacatatgaaagatccctcacaatatgatttgtagagagtgggcttgcaAAACTAGCCGCTGGTCAAagggcgatgcccggtcatggttttggaggaattcatgtaaaaagagaattgggcttgaacatttaagccctatgACGTCGCGCCCTATGAGATGGGTCTCCTCGGAATTGATTCGAGGACCTTTGAGGCCTTATTCTggttacccaacgacggactttcttcagtgaagtccggtgttgttgagaggttctcccccatgtagtctttcttttttggaggtgggatcaGACCCCCTTTCAGATTCActtactttcttattttatactaacttgcattcgctgtccttcgtccacgtgtagggtcaatctttacaaaaactgacatttgtcccatcagtccaatcccggaattgttggggatggtttgataaagctgcaagGTACagctctgtcaggcgctgggtcttatctggaagggtagtaaggataacttctccaagatattttggatctccttacaaattcgtccctataccagttttacccctttattccggtggggtTCTGGATCTGTcgaggaccaaactgtcctcggctgccttccaaaattgttttgtgctctgtattgtagagcttgggtcacagctctcctcggattgggccttcggattttccaggagcaattgggcttggcccttaaattattgggccccacaatagcccctcaaaacccttctatccgacttccgggttggaaaggagggttttggcaaacccgggcccttaatatggcttgtttagttcaaccccgcatttatgtgagcggttttccacctatccaggaagttagccggttttcaagggattccgtttaatctgctcgtgatctactcctgccgcttggctgtcccagacgcgcccttaatgaatcctctttacgaggctcatttatgtccggcggctcatctgataaggtggggaaatggaatggacgcctcttttttcttcagattcctttgggaaacttgaatgcatttaataccctccgttttgcccttcctataaaaaggcaagcaggaggccatcactttcgtgcagactcctttccttccttctgagatctgaaacccgtagcctcctttagcgtctgcttagcccgtttgttatacaccatatcagtacacgcctaccataacgaacgatgaaggaaccatgcccctcctcaaaacaccatgttccgataaaacttgaaatggctcgatcggggcaagggtggcgtagacttaagatctgtcccgtctctctttcagccaaaatccgaagcaggggctcgtcatgtcgaattctcggcgtgactgagtcgagaacacccaatatcagcaccactcggctcctcacgagcgtacctaacatggcaccagtgtgttaggagtcagggctgaggcaggggcgaagtgcttctgcttctccctctctttgctcactggtgccctcctccgtcttcctcttatagtcttcccagcaccagttccgccctggtgctgtccttttccctcttttgctcctctctttgtcttttcatttctccccctcttcttctcctccttctcttactcatgtcctccatcttcttcattcatctcctccatcttcttcattgatttcttccttactatttccttcttcttcgttctttttttttctttgaagtgagttcttctcttagtatgagcaacagtgaggcaaagattggagagactttgaagacaagtttaaaaggcgcttgaccgtttgcttatctgtactgtggatgttagtactgcttcggcagcccctcttttgtataggcttgttgaagcctctttttgtacattgtaataatttttcatattaataaaagttgtttctatttcactttgcatgttctgtctctttgtttttataaatttgcaagtgctgctcggctcaataataccgcatctaaatcaatgacgactaagaccaaaatacttaataataaaaagatgttgccataattttaatagaagtgcttggcacaataaggcagaccagtaaaaagtaatacttaccccctgctagccgaggagagaaacgaaggcttgatgccgtgtgagggaTAACCATTTGAAAAACATACCGCCCACTaaatgaacagccctcttaggccattgaatactggggcgttccaccaccttccttgcAATTTGTtgtccttaaccttttatggtgtttaagtcGTGGGTCAAGTGatctgacatttttatcaagtagcccaccCTATGAAatccaaaccttttcttatccaagcaGTTGATTTCcccaggcttgagtccgaggaccatacaaggccttggttctgtccaaaacttcgtaataataataatttttgtacttggtttccccacaggcttaagtccgaggaccatgcaaggccttggttctgtccaaaacttgcaataataataatttttgtacttggtttccccataggcttgagtccgaggaccatgcaaggccttggttctgtccaaaactcgtaataataataatttttgtacttggtttccccataggcttgagtccgaggaccatgcaaggccttggttctgtccaaaactttatgctctttcctcaggtgtctcataatCTGCCGAGCAGGTAGTTGTCCTTGGCAAaggttattccttggtgtgggccatagtccgtgggcttccatgcagaacgggcctgggccgcgaatttattaggcccacagatttagaggcatttccgtagtctttggtcacgcggtactttttggcatcccagtattcgaggtgcgccttcacgaggctcctttaatctcagggttgcagacggcattggaaatcgagccggagacattttgtctgtagcgttccttgggatgctgcgtgaattaaatgccatcacctcatcttttaaataaataggagagaaagttgctttaccttcgcacgaattcttcagtctcctctcttagtacatcatgtttgaggcgaggattggggcaaaggagctctctccgccacaaaagcgtcgtgtcttcctgagactccagatagtgaggtacgggccaaggaggcgtagacttaagagaatatttcagttcgagagaggggaaaggatgtttctccctcttttagtcaaaatccgaagcaggttctggtcatgccagatttttggtatgcccgaagaaggaatttccgccatcagcgccgtctgccttgtagcaggcaaatttctgcgggggcttcccaacttccggctccctgcatcttttctgtagatggtgttagcctgaggtcaggttctttggctgcctgagttatgggcatgtagaagcgtcgaggaatagtttccttagacgacatcttggaacagtagccaacctctcctctgagatatctcctcggcatcatcttcactcttttgtacttttcttttgcttacgcagttaactctaatgtaagctggtttcagcttttattgtacactgtactgttcttttgtcttaataaaagatgtgtttatttctttatacatactttttttttgcaacaaccactttgggtctgaatattaagtctaagcctgcctttaacaatattctgggcggaagaacactttaatacaaacccttattagtttaaactcgcaaatattatcaagtataacaatggtaatcctcaatagattgaattcatggaactaaccgagatagctgctgagcgctgcgtgatgcacgctagacgaatatccgagagagcagccgagcagcgatggacttggatcgtgcccttggggtaacatactgtgccgtatcgtatcagcccctttggcactggggatctgagggtagaccggggaacccgtgcaattaaaggattgacccaactgttaacgagaagttctcttcggatggattttgaggtttatatgccatagtagtttcttttttcttttttttttatagttggtttccccataggcttgagtccgtggaccatgcaaggccttggttctgtccaaaacttgtgatctttttatgtacttggtttccccataggcttgagtccgaggaccatgcaaggccttggttctgtccaaaacttgtgatctttttatgtacttggtttccccataggcttgagtccgaggaccatgcaaggccttggttctgtccaaaacttgtgatctttttatgtacttggtttaggcttgagtccgaggaccatgcaaggccttggttctgtccaaaacttgttctttatgtacttggtttccccataggcttgagtccgaggaccatgcaaggccttggttctgtccaaaacttgatgtacttggtttcttttttgtaaaacttggtacttccccataggcttgagtccgtggaccatgcaaggccttggttctgtccaaaacttgtgatctttttatgtacttggtttccccataggcttgagtccgaggaccatgcaaggccttggttctgtccaaaacttgtgatctttttatgtacttggtttccccataggcttgagtccgaggaccatgcaaggccttggttctgtccaaaacttgtgatctttttatgtacttggtttccccataggcttgagtccgaggaccatgcaaggccttgattctgtccaaaacttgtgatctttttatgtacttggtttccccataggcttgagtccgaggaccatgcaaggccttagttctgtccaaaacttatgatctttttacttgttttatttttcaaccaccagCCCCTACACCAAGGCGGGGACAGTTGGCctgaggctggaagcccctagagacgcccgcgcccttagcactgcgaggcgtagcccctagcagaagcttacgtcggagcaacaactatatgtcgccggagacggaggagatcccagaaatttctgcttggcgcgtgagttgattccaccgccacctgcgccagcgcgcaagctttcccacagacggcgccaattgtaaggacacgattccacTGCgacccaataatgatgttgggctcgcatatgaaagatccctcacaatatgatttgtagagagtgggcttgcaaagctagccgctggtcaaaGGGCGATGCTCGGTCATGGTTTTGGAGGAATTCATGTAAAAAGAGaattgggcttgaacatttaagccctatgACGTCGCGCCCTATGGGATGGgtctcctcggagttgatccgaggacctttGAGGCCTTATtccggttacccaacgacggactttcttcagtgaagttcggtgttgttgagaggttctcccccatgtagtctttcttttttggaggtgggatcaGACCCCCTTTCAGATTCActtactttcttattttatactaacttgcattcgctgtccttcgtccacgtgtagggtcaatctttacaaaaactgacatttgtcccatcagtccaatcccggaattgttggggatggtttgataaagctgcaagGTACagctctgtcaggcgctgggtcttatctggaagggtagtaaggataacttctccaagatattttggatctccttacaaattcgtccctataccagttttacccctttattccgatggggttctggatctgccgaggaccaaactgtcctcggctgccttccaaaattgttttgtgctctgtattgtagagcttgggccacagctctcctcgaattgggccttcggattttccaggagcaattgggcttggcccttaaattattgggccccacaattaccACTTGGTATGTTAAAAGAATATATTTCTAAGGtttaaaacataacttttttcttcttctttttttctcttatatagGCTCTGTTTGGGATctatttattttgctaaaattgaaaatttttttttattgaaagtattgtagataaaggtaaaagttagttgaaattgTACAGTAagatccataaatagtaccaaaaaatgcaatatgactcataaataatagtaaaaataagctgaatagtaaaataagttagcaaaattaatttttgccaaacggATACGTAATAcacaaaaaacgaaaaaaaggttcatttaattttttattgtactaccatgaccatgttctgtatgtcaattttttttttattttttggagaaatttcTGTACGTCAATTTGAGAATTaatttaaagtttattttttaaaagacatATTAATAATCAGATTTAGTCTCTTAATTATGTCATATATCATCATCagttttgaaaatgaaaaattattaggtattctcggagtaccataaatgcgtactcttccctctcacataaatgatgggttccaccataaatttaattagtaggacccaccattcatgtaaGAGAAGAGAATACGCATTTCTGGTACTCCGAGAGTACACGATAATTTCCCTTTGAAAATAATTGCTGAGTCTTCTTAATTTCACGAAAGAATACTGATTAATTAATACATTTCCAATTGCAATCAAGTAATCAATATGTGAATTGCCGTGGTCCATAATCATCTAATCATACTTGTTTGATATTAAACGTTGGAGAAAATTTCTCTTCGGTGGTAGGTGCTACATTGAGCTTCAGCCATGactaattacaaaataataatgatgcAGACTTTTATTTGCTCATTGCTGATTCAAAATGCAgacttatacatatatattcaagTCAACAAACCCCTACTCTTCCAACAATATTTTAACTCCCACTTTCCCTTCTCTTTCCTCCATGCTTCCTCCAACATctataaattattgaattttgatccATAACTTTGATAATAAGATTGAGAACATACCTTTGGAAACAATTTCAGTATCATCTGGAACATACCTATATACTGAAAACTTGTTTTCTATTGAGGTGTTCATCTCTAGACCATTATACCTCAAAAATCCTCAAAACTTTATAGTCGTGATCACCAACCATGAGTAAAGCTTTGAGaactttgttgttttcttgtattCTGTTGTCTCTCTCTGTTTCATCCTATGCTCAGACCTGTAAGTCCTACTCTTTTTCCTCTAACAGGGTATATGCCTCATGCCAGGACCTTCCTGTATTGAGTGCATTCCTTCACTATAACTATAGCAGTTCAGCCAACACACTTGATATTGCATATAGAGTCACTGGAGCCACAACTTCAAATTGGATTTCTTGGGCTATCAACCCTAATGGACAACAAATGGCAGGGTCACAAGCCCTTGTGGCCTTTCAAAACTCTTCTGGAGCCATGCGGGTATATACATCCTCAGTAGCAAGTACTAGTATTTCTACGCTGTCAGAGAGTGCTTTGAGCTTTGGGGTGTCTAATCTCAATGGATCATTTGTGAACGGTGAAATGACCATATTTGCTACTTTGACACTTAGTAGTGGCATGACAACTGTGAACCAAGTCTGGCAAGTTGGTCCAGTCAGTGGAAATAATCCTCAATCGCATGATACCAGTTCCAATGCAGCTAACATGCGATCAGTGGGCACTTTGAATCTTCTTAATGGAACAACAACTTCAGGAGGAGGAACCAGTTAATTAACTTCTTGTTGCAGTTCATTTGTATGCCGGTTTTAACCTCAGCTCAAGTCTAATCattttatgattaatttgttttaaGCTCGTCTTAGTTATAGTGATATAATAATAAACCTTTATTGTAACACTGAATGGGTGCCAAGGGATGCCCAACTCTAATTATTTTAGAAGGAACAATGATCACATGTAACCAACATATTTTGGTTACAAATGGATTAATTTATGGGTTGTatcttattatttaaattaaataatgggTTTTATATTGATCCAGGTTGAGGAAAGATGTTCAAAGCGATTTTAAATaatgatgatgccaaaaatcatCAGTGAGTCGCGCAGTCCTCACGTGCTTCAGACAAAacagccaaataccctccgaaagttaagttagagaactttcacaactctagagtacTAGAGTTGGAGTAAAATAtgtgtaccttgatttgtgaggattttggggtttttatagtagagTAGACGTGACTTTCGTTTCTTGGCGAGGAGGGTATTTCCTTGTAAGAAATATCCTCATTAATTTACGTATTTTGCAGGATCCTTTTCTTATGAGGGTTcctttgattagggttaatcatGAGatacaagatatttccttatatagaTATCCGTGGAGGTCAAGGTAGACCATGTTGAACCTGTCGACTAGAGATGCTCGTCAGATGTCGTAGGTCCGTCTGCCATGTCGAACTACCGCCTTGATCCCCGTCTGTTAATATGAAACCGTCGAGTCCTGAGAGGCCGTCAGCTTCTTCGTTATGCCAAAATACCCTTATCAAATAAATTAGTTATGCCAGCGGTTGGCTCAAACGATAGATGCAATGAAAGGTAATACTCAAAGTGTGTATAATCTATAGTTAGAGAAGAATTAATTACGTAAAATTTCTTTGCACTACATCAGCTAGTACAGAGGGGAGT of Quercus lobata isolate SW786 chromosome 8, ValleyOak3.0 Primary Assembly, whole genome shotgun sequence contains these proteins:
- the LOC115954472 gene encoding cytochrome b561 and DOMON domain-containing protein At5g47530-like, with the translated sequence MSKALRTLLFSCILLSLSVSSYAQTCKSYSFSSNRVYASCQDLPVLSAFLHYNYSSSANTLDIAYRVTGATTSNWISWAINPNGQQMAGSQALVAFQNSSGAMRVYTSSVASTSISTLSESALSFGVSNLNGSFVNGEMTIFATLTLSSGMTTVNQVWQVGPVSGNNPQSHDTSSNAANMRSVGTLNLLNGTTTSGGGTS